A single window of Rhodamnia argentea isolate NSW1041297 chromosome 5, ASM2092103v1, whole genome shotgun sequence DNA harbors:
- the LOC115757437 gene encoding probable polyamine transporter At3g19553 isoform X2 yields MGEEEGMSSDCQKPAKSSPKLTLLPLIALIFYEVSGGPFGVEDSVKSGGGPLLSLLGFLIFPLFWSIPEALVTAELATSFPENGGYVLWISSAFGPFWGFQEGFWKWFSGVMDNALYPVLFLDYLKHSFPIFNRLIARVPTLLGITASLTYLNYRGLHIVGFSAVSLAAFSLLPFAVMGILSVPRIRPAKWVAVDFGKVDWRGYFNSMFWNLNYWDKASTLAGEVENPSKTFPKALLGAVVLVVLSYLIPLLAGTGALDTPASDWSDGFFAEVGFLIGGAWLRWWIQAAAAMSNMGLFEAEMSSDAFQLLGMSEMGMLPTIFAQRSKYGTPTISILCSATGVVFLSWMTFQEILEFLNFLYSIGMILEFAAFIRLRIKKPDLHRPYRVPLQTFGATMLCVPPTLLLVLVMCLASAKTFLVSGTVFLVGLLLYPLVIHAKDKKWVRFEAQEGLPPDNNQVGHYVESKLPQEDTDDPTVTLLSESASSKTQQDLSSVVVEEVLKLE; encoded by the exons ATGGGTGAAGAAGAGGGCATGTCGAGTGATTGCCAGAAGCCTGCGAAGTCCAGCCCGAAATTGACTCTGCTCCCCCTGATCGCTCTCATCTTCTACGAGGTCTCTGGGGGTCCGTTCGGCGTTGAGGACTCGGTGAAATCTGGGGGTGGCCCTCTTTTGTCTCTGCTCGGTTTCTTGATCTTCCCGCTGTTTTGGAGCATCCCCGAAGCTCTGGTCACAGCCGAGCTGGCCACGAGCTTCCCCGAGAACGGCGGCTACGTGCTGTGGATCTCGTCGGCTTTCGGCCCCTTCTGGGGATTCCAAGAGGGCTTCTGGAAATGGTTCAGCGGGGTCATGGACAATGCGCTTTACCCCGTGTTGTTCCTGGATTACTTGAAGCATTCGTTCCCGATCTTCAATCGGTTGATCGCCCGAGTCCCGACTCTTCTGGGGATTACGGCCTCATTGACATACTTGAATTACCGAGGCCTACATATAGTTGGGTTTTCCGCGGTTTCTCTTGCGGCTTTTTCGCTTTTGCCATTTGCTGTCATGGGTATCCTGTCGGTTCCTCGAATACGGCCTGCCAAATGGGTAGCAGTAGATTTTGGGAAGGTAGATTGGAGGGGGTACTTCAATAGTATGTTTTGGAACTTGAACTATTGGGATAAGGCGAGCACTTTGGCTGGTGAGGTTGAAAACCCGAGCAAGACATTTCCGAAAGCGCTTCTCGGTGCAGTAGTTTTGGTGGTACTTTCGTATTTGATTCCGCTTTTGGCCGGCACGGGGGCGTTGGATACCCCTGCGAGTGATTGGAGTGATGGTTTCTTTGCTGAAGTTGGCTTCTTGATAGGCGGTGCTTGGCTTAGGTGGTGGATACAGGCGGCTGCTGCGATGTCCAATATGGGGTTATTTGAAGCAGAAATGAGCAGTGATGCTTTTCAACTACTTGGAATGAGTGAGATGGGCATGCTTCCGACCATATTTGCTCAAAG GTCAAAGTACGGGACACCGACCATTAGCATCCTATGCTCGGCTACTGGAGTTGTGTTCTTGTCATGGATGACTTTCCAAGAAATCCTGGAGTTCCTGAATTTCCTCTACTCCATCGGCATGATCCTCGAGTTTGCTGCTTTCATAAGATTAAGGATAAAGAAGCCGGACCTTCATCGACCATACAGGGTACCGTTGCAGACATTCGGGGCGACAATGCTCTGTGTGCCTCCAACCCTGCTGCTCGTGCTCGTAATGTGCCTGGCTTCTGCAAAGACATTCCTAGTGAGCGGAACGGTTTTTTTGGTGGGTCTCTTACTGTACCCTTTGGTGATTcatgcaaaagataagaaatgGGTCAGATTTGAAGCACAAGAAGGATTGCCCCCGGATAATAATCAAGTTGGTCATTATGTCGAATCGAAATTACCACAGGAAGACACAGATGATCCAACAGTTACCCTGCTTTCAGAATCGGCATCATCCAAGACACAGCAGGACCTTTCTTCAGTTGTGGTCGAAGAAGTCCTCAAACTAGAGTAG
- the LOC115757441 gene encoding uncharacterized protein LOC115757441 isoform X2: MAYKAAGYWRSMLSRAGANHRSFATATKPKMFATTANAAHAGHHHERSSMMKGEFAPLGMVMAMVLVAATIGTHTAKQQLAHSPGVKVSKKKRETVPEVEDPEAVIRSADKFLNKSFLRKVAHIQEDARTLPDTSRANPYTKARDAETLKMAGVNPARR, encoded by the exons ATGGCTTACAAAGCAGCT GGCTATTGGAGATCGATGCTGAGCCGAGCGGGAGCGAACCACAGGTCGTTCGCGACCGCCACCAAGCCCAAGATGTTCGCCACGACGGCCAATGCTGCGCATGCCGGTCACCACCACGAGAG GAGCTCGATGATGAAGGGCGAGTTTGCACCGCTGGGGATGGTGATGGCCATGGTGCTGGTGGCAGCGACGATAGGGACGCACACGGCCAAGCAGCAGCTGGCGCACTCCCCCGGGGTGAAGGTGAGCAAGAAGAAGCGGGAGACGGTGCCGGAAGTGGAGGACCCGGAAGCCGTGATCCGCTCGGCCGACAAGTTCCTCAACAAGTCCTTCCTGAGGAAGGTGGCTCACATCCAGGAGGACGCCCGAACATTGCCCGACACCAGCCGCGCCAACCCTTACACCAA GGCTCGGGACGCGGAGACGCTGAAGATGGCGGGGGTGAATCCGGCACGCCGTTGA
- the LOC115757426 gene encoding uncharacterized protein LOC115757426 yields MPRLFLLIHIISCNQSMQCDQTSNPHDDRPVLMENWPRFELQTFTPPVEKKGMGENESNGSLVAPEKPMPPPGVKCYSEDEEPRFEKVKQDTAAESMKTECISLDETAARAKYGQSYTVENLRTPTIESLPRGFRFEETEGALQSEFESLHVSSAEPLELSNDPETQRIHSDEEQTFEKVKKQECPLGNVKPEWVSWDESAATAKVLEYKESISAGSSPKRTDSEEIDHTREKSNLVTALARPTTKNTKSSINPPLLNPVNVVVGISLSIAITAIFATIWRRA; encoded by the exons ATGCCCCGGTTATTTCTGCTGATTCACATTATCTCATGTAATCAGTCTATGCAGTGTGACCAAACATCTAACCCGCATGATGACCGCCCTGTTCTAATGGAGAATTGGCCAAGATTCGAACTCCAGACGTTTACTCCCCCTGTGGAAAAGAAAGGGATGGGGGAGAATGAGTCCAACGGCTCACTGGTCGCCCCCGAGAAACCTATGCCGCCTCCCGGTGTCAAATGTTATAGCGAAGATGAAGAGCCGAGGTTTGAAAAGGTTAAGCAGGATACTGCAGCCGAAAGCATGAAAACAGAATGCATATCTTTGGATGAAACCGCAGCCAGGGCAAAG TATGGCCAATCATATACAGTGGAGAATCTCCGAACACCAACAATTGAATCCCTCCCTCGTGGTTTTCGTTTTGAGGAAACGGAAGGAGCCTTACAGAGTGAATTCGAGAGCTTGCATGTTTCCTCTGCCGAACCTTTGGAGCTTTCGAATGACCCCGAGACTCAAAGAATTCATAGTGATGAAGAGCAGACATTCGAAAAGGTTAAGAAGCAGGAATGTCCATTGGGAAATGTTAAACCAGAATGGGTATCCTGGGATGAATCTGCAGCAACAGCAAAG GTACTCGAATACAAAGAGAGCATTTCAGCCGGTAGTTCACCCAAGAGGACAGACAGTGAGGAGATCGACCATACCCGAGAGAAATCAAACTTAGTGACTGCATTGGCCAGACCAACCACCAAGAACACAAAAAGTTCCATAAATCCTCCACTTCTTAATCCTGTGAACGTGGTTGTCGGGATTTCCCTGTCAATCGCCATCACTGCTATTTTCGCTACTATTTGGCGCCGAGCGTGA
- the LOC125312512 gene encoding protein NTM1-like 9, with product MGAVVIPSNLPVGYRFHPTDEEFVGHYLKNRVRGFVDCPCIIPDVDICRWDPWQLPQKFHGESVIFPYDKVREWWFFCPQTTEQVKRSTPSGYWKKTGTDRNVKARYTNRVIGTKKTLVFHEGRGKKGVKSNWVIHEYHLPDDDDKGDEKADDLTIELEPGAMLEDLVSALRQPDNEDSFPESLIQAMMTSLMDPSFQAISRDLLQLLQPALQSHPFMDIKSPPFMDSSLGRSLAECYDELQCSLCAIEEGEDVDAGPSSIRQGRQEI from the exons ATGGGAGCTGTGGTCATCCCGAGCAATTTGCCGGTCGGATACAGATTCCATCCGACTGACGAGGAATTCGTTGGTCATTACTTGAAGAACCGAGTCCGAGGATTCGTCGACTGTCCCTGCATAATTCCCGATGTCGACATCTGCAGGTGGGATCCTTGGCAATTACCACAGAAGTTTCATG GTGAATCAGTCATTTTCCCATATGACAAAGTTCGAGAGTGGTGGTTCTTCTGTCCGCAAACAACCGAACAGGTTAAAAGATCAACTCCCTCCGGCTATTGGAAGAAGACTGGTACTGACCGGAATGTCAAGGCCAGGTATACCAACAGAGTAATCGGAACCAAGAAAACATTAGTCTTCCACGAAGGTCGGGGCAAAAAGGGCGTCAAGTCCAACTGGGTCATACACGAATATCATTTACCTGACGACGAT GACAAAGGAGATGAGAAGGCTGATGATTTGACCATAGAATTAGAGCCTGGAGCCATGCTGGAGGATTTGGTTTCAGCTCTTCGTCAACCTGATAATGAGGACTCATTTCCTGAG TCTTTGATCCAAGCAATGATGACGTCACTGATGGACCCCTCATTTCAAGCTATTTCGCGTGACCTCCTGCAGCTGCTTCAGCCTGCGCTGCAATCACATCCGTTTATGGATATCAAGAGTCCGCCTTTTATGGACTCCTCATTGGGCAGGAGTCTTGCTGAATgctatgat GAATTGCAATGTTCATTGTGTGCAATTGAAGAGGGTGAAGATGTTGATGCCGGCCCCTCATCCATAAGGCAGGGCAGACAG GAAATTTAG
- the LOC115757441 gene encoding uncharacterized protein LOC115757441 isoform X1 gives MAYKAAVRGYWRSMLSRAGANHRSFATATKPKMFATTANAAHAGHHHERSSMMKGEFAPLGMVMAMVLVAATIGTHTAKQQLAHSPGVKVSKKKRETVPEVEDPEAVIRSADKFLNKSFLRKVAHIQEDARTLPDTSRANPYTKARDAETLKMAGVNPARR, from the exons ATGGCTTACAAAGCAGCTGTGAGG GGCTATTGGAGATCGATGCTGAGCCGAGCGGGAGCGAACCACAGGTCGTTCGCGACCGCCACCAAGCCCAAGATGTTCGCCACGACGGCCAATGCTGCGCATGCCGGTCACCACCACGAGAG GAGCTCGATGATGAAGGGCGAGTTTGCACCGCTGGGGATGGTGATGGCCATGGTGCTGGTGGCAGCGACGATAGGGACGCACACGGCCAAGCAGCAGCTGGCGCACTCCCCCGGGGTGAAGGTGAGCAAGAAGAAGCGGGAGACGGTGCCGGAAGTGGAGGACCCGGAAGCCGTGATCCGCTCGGCCGACAAGTTCCTCAACAAGTCCTTCCTGAGGAAGGTGGCTCACATCCAGGAGGACGCCCGAACATTGCCCGACACCAGCCGCGCCAACCCTTACACCAA GGCTCGGGACGCGGAGACGCTGAAGATGGCGGGGGTGAATCCGGCACGCCGTTGA
- the LOC115757441 gene encoding uncharacterized protein LOC115757441 isoform X3, whose protein sequence is MLSRAGANHRSFATATKPKMFATTANAAHAGHHHERSSMMKGEFAPLGMVMAMVLVAATIGTHTAKQQLAHSPGVKVSKKKRETVPEVEDPEAVIRSADKFLNKSFLRKVAHIQEDARTLPDTSRANPYTKARDAETLKMAGVNPARR, encoded by the exons ATGCTGAGCCGAGCGGGAGCGAACCACAGGTCGTTCGCGACCGCCACCAAGCCCAAGATGTTCGCCACGACGGCCAATGCTGCGCATGCCGGTCACCACCACGAGAG GAGCTCGATGATGAAGGGCGAGTTTGCACCGCTGGGGATGGTGATGGCCATGGTGCTGGTGGCAGCGACGATAGGGACGCACACGGCCAAGCAGCAGCTGGCGCACTCCCCCGGGGTGAAGGTGAGCAAGAAGAAGCGGGAGACGGTGCCGGAAGTGGAGGACCCGGAAGCCGTGATCCGCTCGGCCGACAAGTTCCTCAACAAGTCCTTCCTGAGGAAGGTGGCTCACATCCAGGAGGACGCCCGAACATTGCCCGACACCAGCCGCGCCAACCCTTACACCAA GGCTCGGGACGCGGAGACGCTGAAGATGGCGGGGGTGAATCCGGCACGCCGTTGA